The following proteins are encoded in a genomic region of Mycobacterium kiyosense:
- the fadE19 gene encoding acyl-CoA dehydrogenase, with protein sequence MTTITGPAGGTLPKEYEDLRDTVADFARSVVAPVSAKHDEEHSFPYEVVAKMGEMGLFGLPFPEEFGGMGGDYFALALALEELGKVDQSVAITLEAGVGLGAMPIYRFGTEEQKNKWLPDLVAGRALAGFGLTEPGAGSDAGGTRTTARLENGEWIVNGSKQFITNSGTDITTLVTVTAVTGNIADGKKEISTIVVPNGTPGFIVEPVYNKVGWNASDTHPLTFDDARVPEENLLGVRGKGYANFLSILDEGRIAIAALATGVAQGCVDESVKYAKERQSFGQPIGSYQAISFKIARMEARAHVARTAYYEAAAKMLAGRPFKKEAAIAKMVSSEAAMDNARDATQIHGGYGFMNEYPVARHYRDSKILEIGEGTTEVQLMLIARSLGLS encoded by the coding sequence ATGACGACGATTACCGGACCTGCTGGGGGAACCTTACCCAAGGAGTACGAGGACCTACGCGACACCGTCGCAGATTTCGCGCGCTCCGTGGTCGCGCCGGTGTCAGCCAAACACGATGAGGAACACAGCTTCCCGTATGAGGTTGTCGCCAAGATGGGCGAGATGGGCCTCTTCGGCCTGCCATTCCCGGAGGAATTTGGCGGCATGGGTGGCGACTACTTCGCGCTGGCGCTCGCGCTCGAGGAGTTGGGCAAGGTCGACCAGTCGGTGGCGATCACGCTGGAAGCCGGTGTGGGACTAGGGGCGATGCCGATCTACCGGTTCGGCACCGAGGAGCAGAAGAACAAGTGGCTGCCCGATCTGGTGGCCGGGCGCGCGCTGGCCGGCTTCGGGCTCACCGAGCCGGGGGCGGGATCGGACGCCGGTGGCACCCGTACCACCGCCCGGCTGGAGAACGGCGAGTGGATCGTCAACGGCAGCAAGCAGTTCATCACCAATTCGGGTACCGACATCACCACACTGGTCACCGTCACCGCCGTCACCGGCAACATCGCCGACGGTAAGAAGGAAATCTCGACGATCGTCGTTCCCAACGGCACACCGGGATTCATTGTGGAGCCGGTCTACAACAAGGTCGGCTGGAATGCTTCCGACACCCATCCGCTGACCTTCGATGACGCACGCGTGCCGGAAGAGAACCTGCTCGGGGTCCGCGGCAAAGGCTACGCGAACTTCCTGTCCATCCTCGACGAAGGCCGCATTGCAATCGCCGCGCTGGCCACCGGGGTGGCGCAGGGCTGCGTCGACGAAAGCGTGAAATACGCCAAGGAGCGGCAGTCGTTCGGCCAGCCGATCGGGTCGTATCAGGCGATCAGCTTCAAGATCGCGCGGATGGAGGCTCGGGCCCACGTGGCGCGCACCGCGTACTACGAGGCGGCGGCAAAGATGTTGGCGGGCAGGCCGTTCAAGAAAGAGGCGGCGATCGCGAAGATGGTGTCCTCGGAGGCCGCGATGGACAACGCCCGTGACGCCACCCAGATCCACGGCGGATACGGCTTCATGAACGAGTACCCGGTGGCGCGCCACTACCGGGACAGTAAGATCCTCGAGATCGGTGAGGGCACAACGGAGGTGCAGTTGATGTTGATCGCGCGATCGCTGGGGCTGTCATGA
- a CDS encoding oxidase regulatory-like protein, with protein MSHPAAAATPADPAGSESGDGKPASRAAGFTPGEGSGEGKRVLQRGLWFEEYQVGTTYLHRPGRTVTEADNVLFTTLTMNTQSLHLDAAWAAEQPGFRGERLVNSMFTLSTLVGLSVAQLTLGTIVANLGFSEVSFPKPMFHGDTLYAETVCTDKRESKSRPGEGIVTLEHTGRNQHGDVVARAVRKTLVLKRPAGASS; from the coding sequence ATGAGCCACCCCGCTGCTGCCGCCACCCCTGCTGACCCCGCGGGGAGTGAATCCGGCGACGGGAAACCGGCGAGTCGCGCCGCAGGGTTCACTCCCGGCGAGGGGAGCGGCGAAGGCAAGCGGGTTCTCCAGCGTGGGCTGTGGTTCGAGGAATACCAGGTCGGCACCACCTACCTGCACCGGCCCGGCCGCACCGTCACCGAGGCCGACAACGTCCTGTTCACCACACTGACGATGAATACCCAGTCGCTGCACCTGGATGCGGCGTGGGCCGCTGAGCAGCCGGGCTTTCGTGGTGAGCGGCTGGTGAATTCGATGTTCACCCTCTCGACTCTGGTAGGGCTGTCGGTGGCCCAGCTGACGCTGGGGACCATCGTCGCCAACCTCGGCTTCTCCGAGGTGTCGTTTCCAAAGCCGATGTTCCACGGCGACACTCTTTACGCCGAGACGGTGTGCACCGACAAGCGGGAGTCGAAAAGCCGCCCCGGCGAAGGCATTGTGACGCTGGAGCACACCGGACGCAACCAGCACGGTGATGTCGTCGCGCGGGCGGTGCGCAAGACGTTGGTGCTGAAACGGCCGGCGGGGGCGTCGTCGTGA